From a region of the Dictyostelium discoideum AX4 chromosome 2 chromosome, whole genome shotgun sequence genome:
- a CDS encoding 1-aminocyclopropane-1-carboxylate synthase: MKLNIDNNTQTMDYNSEYEGFSDNAIRLLSAPKGNSKLAMAHFIAMSDLYNSKNNPNGYISLGIAENVLSYDILKEKLIFESDGNDGKEIMAAAAPLQSLTQYSEIGGIPQLRELIAKELLQNQIFKGYKPTNEKLLVKKEQILISGGATPLLENIFNLFCNQDEKCIIPSPFYPSFVYDAYQRFGVKVIAAKSEIFKDPLNKGTSEIIDFKLDLKEFESLYNQGGVKMVLLCNPNNPTGYIFKPSEIKELVKWCRNKKIHFVSDEIYALSVFGSEDGSDGGNEFKSIYEILEGDLGEYVHVLNGFSKDFCLNGYRIGYFYSQNETVFRYMLSTSAFYSCSNIAQYTAINILKDREYLERFIKTNQSNLKESYEFASNLLNQYSIPFIKSSSGVFLSLDLRACLKYLPNDTTTDDDQDNTDPFSKEIKLWEEIFKNKVFLNSGKLCYFEKPGFFRLVFTLPKDFIEQGIKRIAQVYNSLLNK, encoded by the exons atgaaattgaacatcga taataatacacaAACTATGGATTATAATTCAGAATATGAAGGTTTTTCAGATAATGCCATTAGACTATTAAg tgcCCCAAAAGGTAATTCAAAATTAGCAATGGCACATTTTATAGCAATGTCagatttatataattcaaaGAATAATCCAAATGGATATATTAGTTTAGGTATTGCAGAGAATGTATTATCATATGATATATTGaaagagaaattaatatttgaaagtgACGGCAATGATGGAAAAGAGATAATGGCAGCAGCAGCACCACTACAAAGTTTAACTCAATATAGTGAAATAGGAGGTATACCACAATTAAGGGAATTAATAGCAAAAGAGTTattacaaaatcaaattttcaaAGGGTACAAACCAACCAATGAAAAACTGTTGGTTAAAAAAGagcaaatattaatatcagGTGGTGCAACACCATTATTAGAgaacattttcaatttattttgtaatcAAGATGAAAAGTGTATTATACCATCGCCATTTTATCCATCATTCGTCTATGACGCATATCAAAGATTTGGTGTAAAAGTTATCGCTGCAAAATCGGAAATTTTCAAAGACCCACTCAATAAAGGTACTAGTGAAATCATAGATTTCaaattagatttaaaagaatttgaatcaCTATACAACCAAGGTGGTGTTAAAATGGTACTACTCTGTAACCCAAACAATCCAACAGGTTACATCTTTAAACCaagtgaaattaaagaacTAGTTAAATGGtgtagaaataaaaaaattcattttgttAGTGATGAAATTTATGCATTGTCAGTATTTGGTAGTGAAGATGGTAGTGATGGtggtaatgaatttaaaagtatTTACGAAATACTTGAAGGTGATTTAGGAGAATATGTACATGTGTTGAATGGATTTAGTAAGGATTTCTGTTTGAATGGTTATAGAATCGGTTATTTCTATTCACAGAATGAGACGGTTTTTAGATACATGTTATCTACAAGTGCATTTTATAGTTGTTCAAATATCGCTCAATATACTGCTATCAACATTTTAAAAGACAGAGAATACTTGGAACGATTcattaaaacaaatcaatcaaatttaaaagaatctTATGAATTTgcttcaaatttattaaaccaATATTCAATTCCATTCATTAAATCATCAAGTGGTGTCTTCCTATCATTGGATTTACGTGCttgtttaaaatatttaccaaATGATACTACTACTGATGACGATCAAGATAATACTGATCCATtctcaaaagaaattaaattgtgggaagaaattttcaaaaataaagttttctTAAATAGTGGTAAACTAtgttattttgaaaaacctGGTTTCTTTAGACTAGTTTTCACTCTACCAAAAGATTTCATTGAACAAGGTATTAAAAGAATTGCTCAAGtttataattcattattaaataaataa
- a CDS encoding hypothetical protein (LIPASE PRECURSOR GEHM. 6/101), whose protein sequence is MRLLKALLVGCLAVNVACATTDVKLQKWFENIDQTQLNPYQQSIYNRLASMEEYVDEWKNMFHLMVLDENHNEQNPEWSIVNKKWNEGYNYENEQENNLDKEIKQIEATHNFQDLEMELNQENQENNQENNQEKNQENNQEKNQENNQENNQENNQENKNNQSKIQQEQNEKQEQNEKQEVNEKQEVNEKQEVNEKQELNEKQEVNEKQEVNEKQEVNEKQEQNEKQEINQEQLSQQKNEQQEKLNQQNNQQQEELNKQNNQKQNSNKSILNIEVGLGQQNQQQNQQNQQQQQNQQENQQQKNQQQAQQNQQQNQQAQQAQQAQQAQQNQQAQQNQQAQQNQQAQQNQQAQQNQQAQQNQQAQQNQQAQQNQQAQQNPQAQQAQQNQQAQQNQQEKNNNKSILSIEIGNNAAQKQSENSKQSAAIQTDVNVANKQNQENKANQENKANQENKDNQENGDNQVNDANQEQNQNENNVNKKVEESQSRKSRKSKQGRQGRKSRQEKENTNDLLGLDIGLGLNGNNQEDAENPGLFARLGVSKRQLVPEEIENQDLAEAAFEITSELEQEVIRQINGQQADYTVNPEIVAQAKLIVENAYDAY, encoded by the exons atgagatTACTTAAAGCTTTATTAGTAGGTTGTTTGGCTGTGAATGTAGCT TGTGCCACTACTGATgttaaattacaaaaatggtttgaaaatattgaccAAACTCAATTGAATCCATATCAACAATCAATCTATAATAGATTGGCATCAATGGAAGAATACGTTGATGAATGGAAGAACATGTTCCATTTAATGGTCCTTGATGAAAATCATAATGAACAAAATCCAGAATGGTCAAtcgttaataaaaaatggaatGAAGGTTACAATTATGAAAATGAACAAGAAAATAACTTggataaagaaattaaacaaattgaagCCACTCATAATTTCCAAGATCTAGAAATGGAACTTAATCaagaaaatcaagaaaacAATCAAGAAAACAATCAAGAAAAAAACCAAGAAAACAATCAAGAAAAAAACCAAGAAAACAATCAAGAAAACAATCAAGAAAACAatcaagaaaataaaaataatcaaagcaaaattcaacaagaacaaaatgaaaaacaagaacaaaatgaaaaacaagaaGTGAATGAAAAACAAGAAGTGAATGAAAAACAAGAAGTGAATGAAAAACAAGAATTGAATGAAAAACAAGAAGTGAATGAAAAACAAGAAGTGAACGAAAAACAAGAAGTGAATGAAAAACAagaacaaaatgaaaaacaagaaaTAAACCAAGAACAATTGAGTCAACAAAAGAAtgaacaacaagaaaaattgaatcaacaaaataatcaacaacaagaagagttgaataaacaaaataaccaaaaacaaaatagtaacaaatcaattttaaacaTTGAAGTTGGTTTGggtcaacaaaatcaacaacaaaatcaacaaaatcaacaacaacaacaaaatcaacaagaaaatcaacaacaaaaaaatcaacaacaagctcaacaaaaccaacaacaaaatcaacaagctcaacaagctcaacaagctcaacaagctcaacaaaatcaacaagctcaacaaaatcaacaagctcaacaaaatcaacaagctcaacaaaatcaacaagctcaacaaaatcaacaagctcaacaaaatcaacaagctcaacaaaatcaacaagctcaacaaaatcaacaagcTCAACAAAATCCACAAGCTCAACAAGCtcaacaaaaccaacaagctcaacaaaatcaacaagaaaaaaacaacaataaatcAATTCTAAGTATTGAAATTGGAAATAATGCTGCACAAAAACAAAGTGAAAACTCTAAACAATCTGCTGCAATTCAAACTGATGTAAACGTTGCCAACAAACAAAACCAAGAAAACAAAGCTAATCAAGAAAACAAAGCTAATCAAGAAAACAAAGATAATCAAGAAAATGGTGATAATCAAGTGAATGATGCTAATCAagaacaaaatcaaaatgaaaacaATGTTAATAAGAAAGTTGAAGAAAGTCAATCaagaaaatcaagaaaatcaaaacaaGGTAGACAAGGTAGAAAATCAAgacaagaaaaagaaaatactaatgatttattagGTCTTGATATTGGTCTTGgtttaaatggtaataatcaAGAAGATGCTGAAAACCCAGGTTTATTCGCCAGATTAGGTGTTTCTAAACGTCAATTGGTTCcagaagaaattgaaaaccAAGATTTGGCAGAAGCTGCTTTTGAAATCACTTCTGAATTAGAACAAGAAGTTATTCGTCAAATTAATGGTCAACAAGCTGACTATACTGTTAATCCAGAAATAGTTGCTCAAGCTAAATTAATCGTTGAAAATGCTTATGATGCTTATTAA
- the udkB gene encoding uridine kinase, which translates to MKYMENNNTSHSKHPFIIGVTGGTASGKTTVCDEIMKRLENKRIAIICLDSFYRPLSKEDRETVASYNFDHPDAFDWSLVENALRDLKDGKDIEIPTYCFKSHSRLEETVGLGDVDVILFEGILSFYTQSLREQMDIKIFVDTDSDTRLSRRVMRDIAERGRSLEGVLYQYEKFVKPAFDDYILPTKKHADVIIPRGADNVVAIDLIVQHISSKLSEKESFRKSQGQLNVNGGSNTASSVNHA; encoded by the exons atgaaatatatGGAAAACAACAATACCAGTCATAGTAAACATCCATTCATCATTGGTGTCACTGGTGGAACAGCATCAGGTAAAACCACAGTATGTGACGAAATTATGAAAcgtttagaaaataaaagaattgcCATAATTTGTTTAGATTCTTTCTATAGACCATTATCAAAAGAAGATAGAGAAACTGTTGCAAGTTATAACTTTGATCATCCAG ATGCTTTTGATTGGTCATTAGTTGAAAATGCATTAAGAGATTTAAAAGATGGtaaagatattgaaattcCAACATATTGTTTCAAGAGTCATTCACGTTTAGAAGAAACAGTAGGATTaggtgatgttgatgttatTTTATTCGAAGGTATTTTATCATTCTATACACAATCGTTGAGAGAGCAAATGGATATTAAGATCTTTGTCGACACAGATTCTGATACTCGTTTATCTCGTCGTGTTATGAGAGATATCGCTGAAAGAGGTCGTAGTCTCGAGGGTGTTTTATATCAATACGAAAAATTTGTTAAACCTGCTTTCGATGACTATATCCTTCCAACCAAGAAACATGCCGATGTCATTATTCCAAGAGGTGCTGATAATGTAGTTGCCATAGATCTAATCGTTCAACATATCAGTTCAAAATTATCTGAAAAAGAATCTTTTAGAAAATCTCAAGGTCAATTAAATGTAAATGGTGGTAGTAATACTGCTTCTTCTGTAAATCATGcttaa
- the fam91 gene encoding FAM91 family protein, producing the protein MDQSSEKELEKYINNRVQWDSLPSHAKSILDQSHVKYKQYCLKYSIKHQLRWDTNLISSFVTDERLYYQEIVRLSVANLVLYPYHIQDKLVPMLNVTPFKYYLIMMIETMTNSKSYDEIPNFTAVDCIRVLGIGRNQFIDLMNKFRSKGFLFKKKKDVIRGLLPTRSLEKNIEYWWILRYGYPNQDEERQGSLPASELEVLDDLKRSNGINGKQAGIYCRESVISLISKGLVYIDVPIQNQDTISVPPLEGFVMNRVLGDYFENLLYKIFVSIDERTTIQKLSEVLQINVELVKQACSLYCRLGFAKKKNLEPLLPQTPSPSSEGDTHSKWHHSWITYYQENETIIPQPILNNNNNNSNTIDNSNNNNNNNTNITSSSSSNTAINNSSQSSTLENNDNIVEGVVDESFNNGNEEQKRIGFVFDSSITAFLMMGNLGYGLKNHAVTMFERGKLSNEALADFLQELDKIDVEEFVDSEAKLYATNAISLRDTIRHLKNKYRIDDSNSSNSNSSSGGGSGNLQGLDLISCERMNQLDETTRIRVLKKNYSVLISMAPLSIDYCPVISSVPPNFGPAVYEVHSFWFRIYLYSMVGKGPNSILLPKGTRLKRIPTIFKDCEKILVCPIDHDPTTVNLSQLLPSVNETLLSSPVLLSAYTFIKYDTQPKLSKLMSHSRSNSIVSSSKDNQLLYHIPFPLDDLSADNGSPKKYTNIITNNTTTTTTTTTTTNTTNLNNNTIISEDQYNSDNIHTHPILYKIQSTFNLKNSFGYITLLKKETHILLNNNNNNNNKNNINNNKNNNNNNNNNNNNNNNNNNNNNNNNNNNNSITHQKVFEYLPLNVYYGIPIFDDKLNREVCAKIDKFNLLSKENLNRHSMDSRNLSLNLFNFISSTCPPIHPDLDSIDATKINSNLPSVQNIPFPTQIITFVNGNLDL; encoded by the exons ATGGATCAAAGTTCAGAAAAAGAACTAGagaaatatattaataatagggTGCAATGGGATTCATTACCATCACAtgcaaaatcaatattagaCCAATCACATgtaaaatataaacaatacTGTTTAAAATATAGTATCAAACATCAATTGAGATGGgatacaaatttaattagtaGTTTTGTTACTGATGAAAGATTATATTATCAAGAAATTGTTAGATTATCGGTTGCAAATTTAGTT ttaTATCCATATCATATTCAAGATAAATTAGTACCAATGTTAAATGTTAcaccatttaaatattatttaataatgatgattgaAACAATGACAAATT caaaatcATATGATGAAATACCAAATTTTACAGCAGTTGATTGTATAAGAGTATTAGGAATTGGTAGAAATCAATTTATAGatttaatgaataaatttaGATCAAAaggatttttatttaaaaagaaaaaagatgTTATTAGAGGTTTATTACCAACAAGATCATTAGAGAAGAATATTGAATATTGGTGGATACTTAGATACGGTTATCCAAATCAAGATGAGGAAAGACAGGGATCATTACCAGCTAGTGAATTGGAGGTATTGGATGATCTAAAGAGATCCAATGGTATCAATGGTAAACAAGCTGGTATCTATTGTAGAGAATCTGTGATATCATTGATTTCCAAAGGACTGGTTTACATTGATGTACCCATTCAAAATCAAGATACAATCTCTGTACCACCTTTGGAAGGATTTGTTATGAATAGAGTTTTAGGTGACTATTTCGAGAATTTACTCTACAAAATATTCGTATCAATTGATGAACGTACAACAATTCAAAAGTTATCAGAAGTTTTACAAATTAATGTTGAATTGGTTAAACAAGCATGTTCACTATATTGTAGATTAGGTTTtgcaaagaaaaagaatttagaaccattattaccacaaacaccatcaccatcatcagaAGGTGATACACATTCAAAATGGCATCATTCTTGGATAACTTATTATCAAGAAAATGAAACTATAATACCacaaccaattttaaataataataataataatagtaatacaattgataatagtaataataataataataataatacaaatataacATCAtcaagtagtagtaatacAGCAATTAATAACTCATCACAATCATCTACATTAGagaataatgataatattgttGAAGGTGTAGTTgatgaatcatttaataatggtaatgagGAACAAAAAAGAATTGGATTTGTATTTGATAGTAGTATAACGGCATTTTTAATGATGGGTAATTTAGGATATGGTTTAAAGAATCATGCAGTTACAATGTTTGAACGtggtaaattatcaaatgaagCATTGGCTGATTTCTTACAAGAacttgataaaattgatgtAGAAGAGTTTGTAGATTCTGAAGCTAAATTATATGCAACAAATGCAATCTCTTTAAGAGATACAATTagacatttaaaaaataaatatcgtattgatgatagtaatagtagtaatagtaatagtagtagtggtggtggtagtggtaattTACAAGGTTTAGATTTAATTAGTTGTGAAAGAATGAATCAATTGGATGAAACAACTAGAATTAgagttttaaaaaagaattattctGTACTGATTTCAATGGcaccattatcaattgattattGTCCAGTTATTAGTTCTGTACCACCAAATTTTGGACCGGCAGTTTATGAAGTTCATTCATTTTGGTTTagaatttatttgtatagTATGGTTGGTAAAGGCCCAAATTCTATCCTCTTACCAAAGGGTACAAGATTGAAAAGAATTCCAACCATTTTCAAAGATTGCGAGAAAATACTAGTTTGTCCAATAGATCATGATCCAACAACTGTAAACTTGTCACAATTGTTACCATCTGTAAATGAAACTTTATTATCTTCACCAGTGTTATTATCAGCTTATACCTTTATCAAATATGATACTCAACCAAAGTTATCAAAGTTAATGAGTCATAGTCGTTCAAATAGTATAGTATCATCTTCAAAAGATAATCAATTACTCTATCATATTCCTTTCCCATTGGATGATTTATCAGCTGATAATGGTTCACctaaaaaatatacaaatattataactaataatacaacaacaacaacaacaactactactactacaaatactacaaatttaaataataatactattataaGTGAAGATCAATATAATTCAGATAATATTCATACTCATCCAATACTTTATAAAATTCAATctacttttaatttaaaaaattcttttggCTATAttacattattaaaaaaagaaactcatattttattaaataataataataataataataataaaaataatattaataataataaaaataataataataataataataataataataataataataataataataataataataataataataataataataataataattcaattacacATCAAAAggtttttgaatatttaccATTAAATGTTTATTATGGTATACCAAtatttgatgataaattaaatagagAGGTTTGTgcaaaaattgataaattcaACTTATTATctaaagaaaatttaaatagacATAGTATGGATAGTAGAAATCTTTCGTTAAATctattcaattttatatcTTCTACTTGTCCTCCAATTCATCCAGATTTAGATTCAATAGATGCCActaaaatcaattcaaatttaccaTCTGTTCAAAATATTCCCTTTCCAACTCAAATCATTACTTTTGTAAATGGAAATTTagatttataa